The genomic region AGACCTAGGACCTGGTCCTCTCATCATATCCATGTATTTTTGGAATTTACTACTCTTTAAACCTCAATCACTGTATATGAATGACTTCCAAATTTTTATATCTAGTCTTGCTGTCCTGTACCAAACCATCAATAGCCCAGGCCTTGAAATGgacatttatttatacttttaaaagattttatctatttgagagagagacagagcacgagctatggggggtggggaggggaagggcagagggagagggagaagccaactccccactgcacagagagcccaacatgggggcttgaacccaggaccctgggatcatgacctgagctgaagtcagatgcttagccaactgagccacccaggtgtcccaaaatggACGTTTTATCGCAAATGTATGTTTGAGAAAACTCTCAAACTTCTATGCCAAAGGCTAagcttatctctctctctcaattttctaatttctccccATTTCAGTTTCCTGGGCAGTCTTCTGCCCAATCATAGATCTCCCTTTTCTTCTCAATACTTGAATTCAGGTACATTTGTCTTTTGTTCATCCATATATTAATTCAACAAGTACTTCTCAGCAGCCTGCCATGTGTCAGCCATTGTGCTAGGCCTCAATGTACAAAGATAAGTTAGGCTTGAGGAGATCAGTcttatggggggggggcagagccaTATAAATAATGACAATATAATGAGGTAAATACTATAGTAGAGGCTTCCAGGCAAAGTCCCCACTAGAATGTAGTAAAAAATGCAAAGTGCCACAAGAGTTGGGGGGAAGATTTCTGACAAAATGTAACATCTGAGCCATCTTTTAGGACAAACGGTTCAAGCAGGTTGCAAGGTGGTAGAGCtgggggagaaagaagggaaacagAGGGAGTTTGTGCTACGTCTCAGAGATATGAAAGGACATGGCACATCTGACAGGGTGGTAGGTGAGTTCAATGTGACTGGTGTGTGGAGGAAAAGCATGAAGACCAGCGCTGTTCAGTATacctttctgcagtgatggaaatggtCTAAATCTGTGCTAATaaggtagccactagtcacatatgGCTATTGAACACCTGCAATGTGGCTAGAATGACTGAGAAGctgaactttaaattttatttcattttatttaatttaaatttaaataccatgtggctactttttttttttttttttttttttttgacagagagagagagagtacaagcaggaggggcggcaggcagaggcagagggagagggagaagcaggctccccgctcagcagggagcctgacgtggggctcgatcccaggaccccgagatcatgacctgaaccgaaggcagacgcttaaccgtctgagccacccaggcgccccaccatgtGGCTACTATTGAACAACATTAGTTTAGGCACTGGATAAAGGACAGGACTCTAGGCACTAGGGAACCACTAAAGGTTTTTAAGCATAATACTAGCATAACTAGATATTTGAGGAAAGGAACACTGGCAGCAGGGATTAGAGGGTAGATGACTTAACAGAAATGCCTGGTAGGCACCAGCCACGTGGATGGAATAAATGGGACTTACATGTAATTGGTAGAATTTACCGGACTTTGTAACTTTGTCAATGTGGGGAGTATAAGTGAGAAGACTCAACTGAAGTTTGCAGCTTGAGCAATGGGTGGATGGCAACAACAGATAGGATTAGGTTTGGAATGAGGGTAGAGTTTGCTTTGGGATATTGTTGACTCTGAGGTAACTAAGAACTATCTAAGACGATATGActacaaaacaggaaaaatattaatCTACAACTGTAGAGGTGGGGCCACAAATATATTTGGGAGTTATTAGCATATAGGTGGTCGCTAAAGGCATGGGAGTGGAGGAACTCACCAGAGGAAAAATATGTAGAAGAGGACTGGATGGACCCTAAGGGACCCTAAGCAATCAAAGTGTGGTCTATTTTGGTTTGCCAAGAGTCACCTGGGgtttttttaacaaaaaaccGATTCCtcattgtgaatgtatttaatgccatggaattgtacacttaaaaacagttaaaatggtaaattttatgttatatacattttaccacaataaaaaaatgcaaaaaaacacTCAAATCTAGTCAAACCAAACCGATTCCCAGACCCCATTCCTAACGTGAATCACTGTTTCTGGAGATGAATCCAAGACTCTCCAGGTAACTTAAGTTCAATTAAAATTTGAACTAACTGCTTTAAGAGCAGAGAAAAACTAAGAGATAGCTATGAAGAGAATAAAGGGAGAAGGGCACGGTGAAGAAACCAAGGAAGAGCAGTTCAAAGAAGGGGTCAGTAGTGCTGAATAGTGCCATGACCCAGGAGGAAGACTGAACAAGAAGCCTCAGGATATGGCATTCAGGGGGGTCATTGATGAATGGGAAATGAGAGAGCAGATGCTGTGGGGTCTATTCTTTCAAGGGCTTTGCTCATGTTTGGTGGtaaagagatggagggagagactGAATAAACCCGAAGGGAGACTGGACAGACGAAAAGCTGGTGGTTTTCAAGATGAGAGAGAATTGAGCATGTTGGCAGGTGGACAGGGAGTCAATGAGGCCAAGGATACACCAAGGGGATCCTCAATAAAGCCCAGTTTGGGAGAGGTAGTAGAGGTTGGGATCAGGAATTCGGGCAGAGGTTATTTGGGTAAAAGCTCACTGGGTAAGTTCAGAAGTGAAAAGGAGGTAAGATGAAGGGGTTTAAGACTGAGGGCAAGAAAAGACTTCCTGACACAGCAAACAAGAATGGCGCTGGTTGGTGGTTAGGTCATCTGCTTAGATTAATGGAGCAGGGATACAGAGTCAAGAACCTGCAGAAGGGTAAAAGTCTAGAAGAGTCACTAAGATGAAAGTGATCAGGAGCAGGAatataaaaagactgaaaagtaGTACTGGAGTCTGAGATTGGAAATAGCACCAGCCACATAATTATCCtgcacaaaatagaaaaattggtTTGCCTAAATGAAGGTTTTGGTTCCGTTCTCCTATCGTTTAGGGACTGCACCAGTTTTTGCTCTCTCATGCATAAAGTTGAAATTCTCTAGCAGGAACTTTTACTAGCTTCTCCATCAAAAGGTCGAATGTCTAACTGGTGGTTCAGACTCTCTTATTCCCTACTCCTCCTAtaacttcagaaaataaaaggatcttAAGGATTTTGAAGCTCATCAATCTAGTCTCCCTTAATAGCTaggtatattttgttttctcatcttctcTCCACCAAACAAATGTTTCTCCATCTTCCACTTTCCCTTGGACTCAACTCATAGGTATCAAAACCTGACAAACATCAGTGACACCTATCCCATAGCATTGATGCTAAAGTCATCCAATTGTAGACTGCATTTTATGCCTGCTTCCCTCCACATATTCCCACCCCCATACTGGTATGCTTTGGCAGAGGACGCTAACAAAAAAAGTCCTGAATTAACTTACTCTCTGGCATGTTTTCCATTCTGAGCTTGGGTGAGGTTCTTTTTCTTGAGCTGAAACCTCCCCGGATAGAGTGGTTAAAAGCAGAAGTTTCCTACCTACGCCAGAATCACAGGGCATTCTAAATCATATTCAAGtcacttttattatatataattatacagtCCCActtcattaatttcatttgtaCCAGCTGGATATTGGGTTcataatttaaatcttttaaacattttataaatgctAGTCAGTGCATTTTGGCCAGTATCTGTTACCTGTTGTGCTGAACCTGGGCATGTTGGAGACTTGACCTGCTCTGGAAAGATAAGATGTTTTTCTTACTAACCCTCTCCTTTAGCCAGGCCAGTGACTCTTCATTCCAGATTGTATTGTGAGGTTTTGCCTGAAAGGCAGGATGAGTAAGTCCAGAAAAAGCCTGAAGAAGCCAGATTAGATTCAAGTTGCCCATGAAACTGATACATTCTAAGGCTAGCCTGGTATAAGTCTCTAACCACTAGAAGCAGCCCCTTCCATATCCTAGAACCAGGATCACTTTCTCTAGGCCATCTCAATCTGGATAACCCAGCTCATTGCTCCACAGATATATTCTCTTCCAGGATCAACTCAAACAGTAGGGAATAGATACTGATTCTTTCAATTGTATGTCTTGGACAAAAGCTTCTGCCACGTTTTGAGGCTACCTTACAATCATGAATTAAGGCAAGTTAACCTAATTCTTAGTATTCAGTATCTCTTTCCTGGTCTTCCTGCCCTTCTGTCTCACTGTCTCCAGAATCTTaatctgttcctttctttcccttcctctgtcaGTAATTCAGGAATCGGATGAGTCTCTGGTTTGTTTTGCCCTGAAGAGCAGAAGGCTTCGGTCCCAGCTGGTGTTGCCAAAGCAGCATACTAATTCCATGCCATGGTCCTGGGTCAAGATCTGCACAATCTGATTGGCCATATCACCTCGGATGGCAAGGGAACGGAAGTGGTCAAAATCATGAAGACCCAGCTTCCGGAGACGCCTTGCAGCTGCCCGGTAACACTTCCAGGGCTGTGGCTCCACAAGGAGGTAGCGGCAAAGGGAGGAAAGGTGACCCAGGAACTCCCATAGGCCATGGTCCCCGTGGTTCAGATGAATCCACATGGTTATTGACATGCAAAAGCCAATGTCAAAAACTGAACGTCCAAACTGGTTTAAGAAAGAGCTCAAGAGAACTTTCCGGGTCCTCTGATTCATAAAGTCCAGGGTGATAAAGGTCAGGGCATCAGGAAAAGGGCATTCTTTTTCAGCTCGCTCCACCAGGACTGGATCTATGTCGCAGCAGAGTAGATGGAGTTCTCTTGAGGCATCTGAGCAGGTCTCCCCATCACGTAGGGAAAGGAAGTGTTTGTACAGAGCCACACTCAGATCCTAGAGAAATCCAAAAGAGCTTTGTCATTGCAGCTCTCAACCAGTGAATGTAAGAAAAACCTCTATCTCTTATCATCCCTTTGGACTGTCACTTACCCTTGGCTTTATAGGATGTGAAGCTCCTAGGTTAAGGAGGTTGCCCAAAAAGTTTTCCACAGAGCAGGTTCTCGGCCCCCTCCAGGGGTCTCAGGCTATAATGTGTCGTCTCTATACTTTCCTGACATTAATGGTACATTGGGTTGTATGGTTGAAAGTTACAGCCAAATGAATGCAGCAAAGGAGCTGAGAGCAGTCTTTCCCACCTTAAGTAATATGCTGgtaaactcacttttttttttctttttttaggtatCTCAGACCCtagggaggaggaaagagttcCAAGGGCATAACCAGTGTCCCTTATCAGGAAGGTGAGGAACAGAGCAAGCACCATCTtataaaaatctgcttttcagACTTGTAGTTGGGTAAGTCTGGATTCCAGAGATTCCTCATTTAGCCTTCACTCTACAACCTCAATTTTACTACCTGGCTTATGCTTCACTACCCCCTTCTGAGATTTATTCTGCCTCTACATCCATTACTCCCAAAAGTCACTGCTGATCTTCTTCCTTCTAGCCAAGTCTAATGATTTGTGATTTTCACCATCTCGGCACCTTTTTGACTCTTAAACAAGTCACCATCTCCTTTCTCTAGCGTTGACTTCTATAACCATTATAACCAATTCAAATTTATGTTGTTCTAATCCATTTTTTCAAGGCATTTTTATGTATCACCTCATTTTGCTCTGTGCAACAATCCTGTAAGGAAAATACTTAGGCCTTTTTGCAAGTGAAGAAAGTGTGGCGGGAAGTCACCTAATGTCCAATAATGGTAGCATGGATACttaaatgtggtatattcattaAGATGGAATACTAAATAGCAGTTACAAATGAAGGAATTCAGCTCACTGCATCAATATGGATGACAATGTTGAGTAGATAATTCTGagtaaaaaagcaagacacaaaacaaaatacatggtaagcttccatttatatgaagttcaaaaatgGGTAAGATTAAACTACATTGTTTAGAGATACAAAAATGGTgagctataaagaaaagcaagtaaataataaaaatcaggctAGTTGTTACCTTTGGGTGGAGGGGGGTTTTATGAACAGGGGAAGTGATATAAGGGATTCATGGGGTACTCACAATGTTTCATTCTTGATCTGGACTATTGTGATAAAGGTGTCTACATTATAATAATTCATAAAGtgtaaatttatgttttatgcacttttctgtatgtgtggCATAGTTCacaaaaaattctgtattttaaaaattatgattcagAGGCTAGTGGCTTGTCCAATGTCACATAGTACATGGAATGATTTAGGCTACATTAGATTCTTTCCTCTATACTAGGCTTCTCACATTTTAATAtccatattaataattaatgataTGCATAACACCTAtggatcttattaaaataaagctGATTTAATagattgtgtgtggggggggactgagattctgtgttttcagtttgtttgtttgttttataagtaggctccatacccagcatgcagccaactcggggcttgaactcacaaccctgagatcaagacctgagctgagatcaagaatcggacCCTTAATTGtcagagtcacccaggtgccccctgagattctgtatttctaataaGCCACCCAAGTCATACTGATGCTGTAGATCaaggaccacattttgagtaggAAGGTCCTATACTATGCTGCTTAATTTTCTCCCCATTTCCATACTTATTTCTATTCTGACTCCCTCTTCCAATCTGATTTTGGGTATGCCAGTTTGACTAGTCATTTTGCTACATCAGTCACTCCTCCACATCTCTTCACCCTCTCCATCCTCAATTCCCCAATCTCAGAATACCCTagaagcttaaaaaagaaaacacaggggtgcctgggtggctcagttaagcgtctgcctttggctcaggtcatgatcccagggtcctgggatggagccccacatcgagctccctgctcagcggggaacctgcttctccctctccctctgcctgtcgctcccccaacttgtgctctctctgtcaaataaataaataaaatcttaaaaaaaaaaagaaaagaaaatacagactcAAGGGTTCAATCACCCAAGATCCTGAATCAGTTGGTCTAGAGTGAGGCCTGGGcgttttagaaatgtaaataaagcaccctataaattatggtacatccatacaatttTGAAGCTGCTAAAAAAGAATGTAGTGACATGAGTGACCTCCAAATTATCAAGTGAAAAGCAAGGTGAAAAACAGTGTGCTACTATGCATAAAGCTAAAAGAGGTAggatatttatacatacataaatgctTGTGTACACATAGGGTGCATATCCAGGAAGTTATAAACAGCGGTTGCCATTGTGTAGGGGTAAAGGAGAATTTAGGGTCAGGAGTAGAGACTTACTTTTTATTACATGCCTATAATTTGCAATCACAGGGTCAGAATGTCTGCTCCTCTAGGATATGCTAGTAGTTACAATAGGTGTCAGAGAGACATTTCGATATTCTGGATGTGATTTCACTATAATCACTCTACGCTTAAGAATACTTTGCGGTAAGAAGACGTGGCAATGCCTTCCTCCACCAGGAGGCTGTATTCTCCCTCTCGATCCTCTCCACTGTACTCAGTCAActcattgctttttaaataaatatccacTTGGCTCCAGGGTCCATCCTACACTATATGGCACACGAGTCTTAATTCCAAACATGATTCAGTCACCCCGGCTCATCTCTCCCGGTAAACCAACCCTACGCTCCCAAAGGTGAGTCTCCGGAAGCCCCGTCTCTGAAGCCAGGTCGCCAGCTACGCTGGACAGGAGGCAAGTGCCGGAAGCCCAAATACGGTGACCCTTCCCACATGAGGTTTGGCCGTGAGGTGGCGAACGCACGGGTGGGGACGCAGGAATTTGGAACGGAGTTAAAAATTGTTCCTCTCCAAGATTCCTAAGAGAGATGGTGGTGGGACCCTAGAGGTCCGGTAGCAGCAGCACGGGGCTGACCCACGCGACgcctttaaattctttttggaaaagTCGTGATGGGTGTGACCGCCATGCCCGAACCAAAGCCCCAGCGAAAGCGGAGGAAGCCAACTGCCCGGCTCCCCaacctccgcccccgcccccgtcACTCACCCCAGAGTTACACCCCACGTCGAGCCCCAGGATCGGCCTCGTTTCGGAACTCTGAGGAAAGAGCCGGCGAAGCAGCTCCGGGGGCAGGAGGCGGAGCCGTTGTTCTGGAGGATGGAAGCGGGAATAATGAGGGAAATTTCCAAATGGGGCTGCCCCGGGTTCCAGAAGTCGCGGTTCCTCTTCCGCCGCGGCCTCTTCAACGCCCCCCGTAGCCTGTTTCGGGGACGCCGCCATTAGTCAGTCTGGCCTCTGGGTCCCGGCGGAACCGGAAGTCGGAAGTCGGAAGCCGGCTTGCGAGCTGCACGGGCACCAGCGCGCGTGCGTTGAATGGCAAAGGCGGGTGGGTCTGAGGGCTGACGTCCACGGGGAGAGCGCTGCCAGCCGGGCTTGCGTTGCTTTGTTGAACCCTCACCACGCCTAGGGGGTGGTTAGtaatattatcccattttacaggtgaggaagtgagggcagagaggttaagtgacttgcccaagctgACAGTTTCAACTTGAGGTACCCAGAACAAGAAGTTTGTTGGGATGTTGGAAATAAATTTTGATCCAGCTACATTCCTTTACAAGTGCATTAAGTGAGATCCAGAGGGTAGAAATTACTTACCCAGAGTCACGCAAAGAATCTGTGATACAGGAACTTGCACCCGGTTCATCCCATGGTTCCAGGAAAAGGTAGCCAGGAGCTACGGGTCACTTGAAGTGTCAGAAGACCAAGATGGCTCTGACTGCCAAGTGAGTCAGGTGGATAGGGCCAACTGTAAgttgtgagctccttgagaggCAAGGACCATGCCTTAAGAGCCAGCACTTGAGAGTGCTTATCAGGTGCCAAACACGTGACTAGGAcctctacatatattatttcaatcGTCATATCACTCCTGTGAAGAAAAGACCGTAGTTATCCCATTTTTATATATGAGGACAGTGGGTTACAACCAATTTgtaacctgctcaaggtcatgcAGTTAGAAATGATGgtaccaggatttgaacccaggcagtctggttccagaggATGTGCTTGCAACCATTATGTTATTCCCAGCCTTGAATCCCCTATACCTACCATAATGCCTGGCccaaagatgctcaataaatatttgttgaatgaaaactCAGTAttgataaatggtgctgggaaaactggatactcataagcaaaataatgaaagtggacccttaccttacacaaaaatcagctcaaaatggattaagaacttaaatgtaagacctgaaactgatagctagaagaaaaaggaaacactgatcttggcaatgatttcatgaatatgacaccaaaagcagagaCAACAGAAGCACAAATAGACAAGTGAGATGACATCAAACTAAGAAACTTATGCACAGCAATGAAATCCATTGATAGAGTAAAAAGACAActtaaagaatgggagaaaatatttgcaaaccatagaTCTGGTAAGGAATTAATTTCCAAAGTGTATAAGGAACTCCTATAACTTAATAGCAGGAGAactaataacataaataaaaactgggcaaaggatttattttttttaaagattttatttatttatttgacagagacacagcgagagagggaacacaagcagggggagtgggagagggagaagcaggcttcctgctaagcagggagcctgatgtggggctcgattccaggaccctggcatcatgacctgagctgaaggcagatgtttaacgactgagtcacccaggcgcccctgggcaaaggatttaaatagacatttctccaaaggaaagcatacaaatgaccaacaggtataTAAAAAGACACTCAGTGttactaatcatcaaggaaatgcaaatcaaaaccacgatgagatattGCCTCACGTATGTTAGGATAGTTATTATcgaagaacaaaaacaaagacaagtgttttggcaagtatgtggagaaagtggaacccttgtacactgttggtgggaatgttaaaTGGTGCAGCCTGTATGgaaattcttccaaaaattaaaaatagaactgccatatgacccagcaatcccatatctgggtatttatccaaaagaatttaaatcaaGTTCTCGAAGAGATAGtagcactcccatgttcattgtgaCACTCTTCACAAGagtcaagatgtggaaacaagTGTCCATtgaacagatgaatagataaaagaaatgtggtattgtatacaatggaatattattcatcttaagaaagaaggaagtcctggcctttgtgacaacatggatgaaccttgaggacattttgctaagtgaaataaggctgTCATGGAAGGCCAAATActtcatgattccacttatgtaaggtatctaaaatagtcaaattcatagaaacaaagaatataaTGGTAGTTGCTAGGGACTGGGGGGAGAGTGATAGGGGGAGTTGCTAATCAGTGGCtgcaaagtttcagttatgcaagatgaataaggcctagagatctgttgtacaaTATTGTGCCTGTAGATAACAATATTgtgctgtacacttaaaaatctggtaagagggtagatctcacaTTAAGTGTACTTACCACATGAATTAACATTTAGGAGAACAAAAACGAACTCAATAGAAGCTGCAAGTAGATGACTAAAGCCAGGTTTGTTTTAGGAAAAttagaatggaaggaagaaaggagctgAACTGAAACAGACAAAGTGGAATGGAGGTAGGCAAAATATGGGCTGAGCCAGAGGTAGGAAAAGAACAGAGCTGGTAAGGAGAGAGACCGAGGGGTTAGCCCAGGTAGCAGTTTCCAGTTAGAAGCCAGGATAGCCCAGAATATCCAACAGGTTCGGCCAGGGGTCAGCAGAGTTGTGTTGACCTCTCCCCACCTGGCCTGCCATCTTAAAGGGCCTCCTGCTACATGAAGCCGTGGCTTGCTGAACTTCTAAGGAACTGAAGTATGACCTCTGCAGATAGTGTTATCTGCAGGTAAAATTTTAAGCAGCAGAGGTTAAAATGGGCCCTGTCTCTTGCCCTCCCAGTTTGTACTTCATACTTCCATCGCTGCCTGATCTATTTGGGGACATAAGTTAAAGACCAAAAGTCATAGTGGAATTGAGTAAGCCACAGTACTCTGAACAACTTCCAGAAAAAGTTCGGGGTGGAATAGCAGCCCCGGTACCATTTCTCTCCCCAGTGTTTTGACAGATTTTGGTGAGCCGAACTTACTTCCTTTTGTCACTAGATGGCGCTAGCACAAACCCTTGACCACCCTTCATTTTCAAGGCGCTGGAATCACCTTGCTTTTGTAAAccctttttgtttgcttttttaaacacAGTATATATTATTGCCAGTAAGGTGTTTGATTTCACTAAGGACATGGGCATGTTTTTGAGTTTTTGAAACACTGTTCACCAGAAAGATAAAAAAGTCACCAGGTCTAGATGGAGAATGGCAGGCTCCTCCTCATCCTGGGATCCTTGAGAAGCAAAGATAGAGGTGGGTCTGGTAATGTTACTGGGGACCTAAAATACCTCAGAGGTGAGCCCATAAAGAGGCATTTTAGTTTGATCCACTCTGGTGACTTTTTGAACCTGtgtccatttttcatttttgactgGCCCAGATGACCTGACAATACTCAGCTCCTGGGCTTGGGGCCTGAGTCACCCCAACACCTCAAATAGCTATAGCAGCACTTAGGAGCATGCTCTACACTGCAGTTGGCCAGGTTTTGTGGAGCCTG from Halichoerus grypus chromosome 6, mHalGry1.hap1.1, whole genome shotgun sequence harbors:
- the BCDIN3D gene encoding LOW QUALITY PROTEIN: RNA 5'-monophosphate methyltransferase (The sequence of the model RefSeq protein was modified relative to this genomic sequence to represent the inferred CDS: inserted 2 bases in 1 codon); translation: MAASPKQATGGVEEAAAEEEPRLLEPGAAPFGNFPHYSRFHPPEQRLRLLPPELLRRLFPQSSETRPILGLDVGCNSGDLSVALYKHFLSLRDGETCSDASRELHLLCCDIDPVLVERAEKECPFPDALTFITLDFMNQRTRKVLLSSFLNQFGRSVFDIGFCMSITMWIHLNHGDHGLWEFLGHLSSLCRYLLVEPQPWKCYRAAARRLRKLGLHDFDHFRSLAIRGDMANQIVQILTQDHGMELVCCFGNTSWDRSLLLFRAKQTXETHPIPELLTEEGKERNRLRFWRQ